In the genome of Paenibacillus pabuli, one region contains:
- a CDS encoding ABC transporter permease, with product MKGSMTVISRDSGGEQTLIKENRKTWSRIKRNYELYLFLLPIILVYLLFKYYPMYGVQIAFKDFSPSQGIWGSEWVGFRHFIDFFNSYNFWTIMKNTLTLSFLSLVFSFPAPIIIAIMLNQMLGKGYKKFIQTVIYAPHFISTVVLVGMLHVFLSPNSGIVNLIISWFGGEPILFMADEGWFRPLYILSGVWQETGFATIIYLAALAGVNPELHEAAIMDGASKWKRVWYVDIPSILPTIVILLILALGNVMSIGFEKAFLMQSDLNYATSNIIPTYVYELGIQKAQYSFSTAVGLFNSVINIILIVTVNRIAKKLTETSLW from the coding sequence ATGAAAGGGAGTATGACGGTGATTTCACGAGATTCCGGAGGAGAACAAACCCTGATCAAAGAAAATCGCAAAACTTGGAGTCGAATTAAACGCAACTATGAACTGTACCTGTTCCTGCTGCCGATCATTCTGGTTTACCTCCTGTTCAAGTACTACCCGATGTACGGAGTACAAATTGCATTTAAGGATTTTTCACCAAGCCAGGGCATTTGGGGCAGCGAATGGGTGGGGTTCCGGCATTTTATTGATTTTTTCAATTCTTATAACTTCTGGACGATCATGAAAAATACGCTAACACTCAGTTTTCTATCGCTTGTGTTCAGCTTCCCGGCTCCTATTATTATCGCGATCATGCTGAATCAGATGCTGGGCAAGGGCTACAAAAAATTTATCCAGACCGTCATTTATGCGCCACACTTTATTTCTACCGTTGTACTCGTTGGTATGCTCCATGTTTTTTTATCGCCAAACAGCGGAATCGTGAACCTCATCATTTCCTGGTTCGGTGGAGAACCGATTCTATTCATGGCTGACGAAGGCTGGTTTCGTCCTTTGTACATTTTGTCAGGGGTATGGCAAGAGACCGGTTTCGCCACCATTATTTACCTGGCTGCGCTTGCCGGGGTTAATCCCGAATTGCATGAAGCCGCAATTATGGATGGAGCAAGCAAATGGAAGCGTGTATGGTATGTGGACATTCCGTCCATCTTGCCGACAATTGTCATCCTGCTCATTCTCGCACTCGGGAACGTCATGAGCATCGGGTTCGAGAAAGCATTTCTAATGCAAAGTGACTTGAATTATGCCACCTCCAATATTATTCCGACCTATGTATATGAATTGGGGATTCAGAAGGCGCAGTACAGCTTTTCTACAGCGGTCGGACTGTTTAACTCCGTCATCAATATCATCCTGATTGTCACCGTTAACCGAATTGCCAAAAAATTAACCGAAACCAGTTTGTGGTAG
- a CDS encoding Vat family streptogramin A O-acetyltransferase — MAPDKTKLFPNENIRTVCYIQNLPPRPNVDIGDYTYYSDNSRPPEQFYDRIQHHYDFLGDRLVIGKFCAIAEGVTFIMNGANHRMEGMTTYPFNIFGGGWERVTPTLDQLPFKGDTVLGNDVWIGQNVTIMPGVTIGDGAIVASNATVTRDIEPYSIVGGNPAKPIKKRFDDDIIALLLELKWWDQDEVWLDAHLEELVSTYDPQTLRELLKNK, encoded by the coding sequence ATGGCTCCCGATAAAACAAAACTTTTCCCCAACGAGAACATTCGCACCGTTTGTTATATTCAGAATTTGCCGCCGCGCCCCAATGTGGACATCGGTGACTATACCTACTACAGCGACAACAGTCGTCCCCCAGAGCAATTTTATGACCGCATTCAGCATCACTATGATTTCCTGGGTGATCGTCTGGTGATCGGCAAGTTTTGTGCTATTGCCGAAGGCGTGACATTCATTATGAATGGTGCCAATCATCGGATGGAGGGCATGACGACCTATCCTTTTAATATTTTTGGTGGTGGTTGGGAGAGAGTAACCCCTACACTGGATCAGCTGCCTTTTAAGGGAGATACTGTATTGGGGAATGACGTCTGGATTGGACAAAATGTAACCATTATGCCGGGTGTCACCATTGGAGACGGTGCCATCGTTGCTTCCAATGCGACAGTCACCAGGGACATCGAGCCTTACAGTATTGTGGGTGGCAATCCGGCAAAGCCTATCAAAAAGCGATTTGATGACGATATCATTGCTTTACTGCTGGAACTGAAATGGTGGGATCAGGATGAGGTGTGGCTGGACGCACATTTGGAAGAACTGGTCTCTACATATGATCCGCAGACATTGCGTGAGCTGCTGAAGAACAAGTAG
- a CDS encoding NADP-dependent oxidoreductase — MKAIQVHQYGDPETLQFEQEVQRPKPAAGEVLVRIQYAGSIPLDWKIRNGWLQNVFVKKLPYTPGTTMSGIVESVGDGVDNFQPGDRVFGNVTGSYAEYGIAPAQDLVHMPDGLSFEDAATIKGGAEAAWKALFTEGELEAGQTVLIHAAAGGVGQYAVQLAKWKGAHVIATASGANVDFVASLGADQVIDYKTSLFEEQVSNVDLVVESVGGEIEDRSWGVLKRGGTFVSLTQLPSAEKAEQYRVTAKFNSQFPTSDDLKTIAQLMADGSLRPEIDSIFPLSAANQACQE; from the coding sequence ATGAAAGCTATTCAAGTTCATCAATACGGTGACCCAGAGACATTACAATTTGAACAGGAAGTCCAGCGGCCCAAGCCAGCAGCCGGGGAAGTTTTGGTACGTATTCAGTATGCTGGATCTATCCCGCTGGACTGGAAAATTCGTAACGGCTGGTTGCAGAATGTGTTTGTCAAAAAGCTGCCTTATACACCTGGAACGACCATGTCTGGCATCGTAGAATCCGTGGGCGATGGCGTCGACAACTTCCAGCCGGGTGATCGCGTTTTTGGCAATGTAACCGGAAGTTATGCGGAATATGGCATTGCTCCTGCTCAGGATCTGGTGCATATGCCGGACGGTCTAAGTTTTGAAGATGCTGCAACCATTAAAGGCGGAGCCGAAGCTGCATGGAAAGCGCTGTTCACTGAAGGTGAGCTGGAAGCCGGACAAACGGTGCTGATCCATGCTGCTGCGGGTGGTGTCGGACAATACGCAGTGCAGCTGGCCAAATGGAAAGGCGCTCACGTCATTGCTACAGCTTCCGGTGCTAATGTTGATTTTGTTGCTTCACTGGGTGCAGACCAAGTGATTGATTACAAGACATCCTTGTTTGAAGAGCAGGTAAGCAATGTTGATCTGGTTGTTGAATCGGTCGGTGGAGAAATCGAAGATCGCTCATGGGGTGTTCTGAAACGTGGAGGTACATTTGTATCGTTGACTCAACTGCCTTCTGCCGAAAAAGCAGAACAGTATCGTGTTACTGCCAAGTTTAATTCCCAATTCCCTACATCGGATGATCTGAAGACAATTGCCCAGCTTATGGCTGACGGTTCCCTGCGTCCAGAAATTGATTCCATTTTCCCTTTAAGTGCGGCTAATCAAGCATGCCAAGAGTGA
- a CDS encoding alpha/beta hydrolase fold domain-containing protein — translation MNDVFKTWKKRVVLVVMSVILISGTIGPVNEVWAKEDAVPNSILSNIQEENIPDPEGPELEIYAENFDDPDNFGSTGGIELRAPWLQEGGGGSKAKTSSSTTAPSLPNMIKIDGTDALALPLNLTGYGNIRLSYYTRASSYISGSVIIEWSKDDGASWTTLETFELPPGIPDLKNKEGNTLKSWTLGSEANNNSTVKIRFRTGDAMQANMYIDNVAIYGQAITGITPAPSPVPPGEGNTEFTPPQGVTLYEDVEIGTAGGRAMYSSIAVPETAAPEPMPVMVYIHGGGWNHGDRKQALNSICNYVLKRGYIGVSLDYRITPEAPFPAQIQDVKLAIRYLRAHAAEYNLDPSRIGVWGSSAGGHLAALLGTTGDMVAGDTVVLDTGATVDIPDLEGSGGWPEYSDKVQAVADWYGPADFTTTFANNYSSVTALLGGHRAFDVPEQARLAMPGTYASPDDPPFWIRHGDADATIPYADSVTFAGQLQSAGVPIVDLKIVPGQGHGFTGTASEVANAEAWAFLDEHVKNRIVTEPIIFKNNPEDTSPGDEEEEEEKQLIEKVIASKLPSDDAAIDSGKPDLNFNQATGSSTGLLSISSTSSTKKYVYFKFDMTGNESEGDRYRLRIAAKKGTSNIDTELSLYGLNETDWNESSLTWSNAPVQSLSEASLVGKFQVTADRNGSPAVYEVDVTNYVKSRPDAGQVAFLLGDAGSTGVSVNVYTKEANGTSNPRPQLAVIALIEEGSDTQSPEWEQGAELEIRNWGTDFAELRWPAASDDTAVSAYRIYRDGIMLAEQGKQSYHDSGLTAGTSYTYQVRAIDEAGNVSSALSTDMTTLAVPISSLPVVSVSASGSDGNLATNTIDNNSYTRWSVAGEGQWITFDLGQAQQVGYVGVGFYKGDVRKTFFEIETSVDGDHWTQVYGGESSGDTTEMQAFDIPDTSARYLRITGHGNSDSSIYTSLTDVHLYAPFAGEGTPVALIPYIEPQPPEGTVPFIAPGLTETDGTPHAVHSPHAVTGRTIDVRDYGADLADNTIDDRPAIQAAIDEASVGDEVFLPNGVYNLLSGPDGTTNLMLKSGVNLRGESSEGTVLKTSLDQVTGSAVLKASAQHSILVSNMTITSSWSGSYTTDHKSNNPSAGGPDSMIHIANYGEAPSYDITIDGVIVEKFKRMAIRIEHSRDVVVKHATFRNATDLGPGGSGYGISIQGTAKTDRLGFDNDTIWNVVEDSTFEGPYLRHGALIQFVAHNNVLRGNTFNGTKLDAIDLHGELEYLNEISGNVITDVLTGAGIGLGNTGGSAPSNHSKSGKGNYIHDNTITNSQIGISVTMGTPDTLIEDNFIENTTTIADAAGIKVLNGPGTVIRGNVIRNNTASGYWGVWLERDKGDAGAGNIGEGNPENVLIENNRIEGNTNGIGLFAGVDILLKANILNNVNEDYYKAAGVTVTEL, via the coding sequence GTGAATGACGTATTCAAAACGTGGAAAAAGCGCGTTGTACTTGTTGTCATGTCTGTGATTCTCATTAGTGGCACGATCGGTCCCGTGAATGAAGTCTGGGCAAAGGAAGACGCTGTTCCCAACTCTATTTTAAGTAATATCCAGGAAGAAAATATCCCGGATCCGGAGGGCCCTGAGCTGGAAATTTATGCGGAAAACTTTGATGACCCGGACAATTTTGGCTCTACAGGCGGAATTGAACTGAGAGCCCCTTGGCTGCAGGAAGGGGGAGGTGGGAGCAAGGCCAAAACATCGTCTTCCACAACTGCTCCGTCCCTGCCCAATATGATTAAAATTGACGGAACCGATGCACTCGCGCTGCCACTTAATCTGACCGGATACGGAAATATCCGGCTAAGCTACTACACTCGTGCCTCATCCTATATAAGTGGAAGCGTGATTATCGAGTGGTCGAAGGACGATGGCGCATCATGGACGACTCTGGAGACGTTCGAACTCCCCCCGGGCATCCCGGACTTGAAGAACAAGGAAGGCAATACGCTAAAAAGCTGGACGCTGGGTTCGGAAGCGAACAATAACAGCACGGTGAAAATTCGTTTTCGGACAGGAGATGCCATGCAGGCCAACATGTATATCGACAATGTTGCCATTTACGGTCAGGCTATTACCGGAATAACGCCTGCCCCCTCCCCAGTGCCACCTGGAGAGGGGAATACTGAATTTACGCCACCACAAGGAGTGACTTTATACGAGGATGTTGAGATTGGCACGGCTGGTGGGCGGGCGATGTATTCATCCATTGCTGTCCCTGAGACAGCGGCACCTGAACCGATGCCGGTCATGGTCTATATTCATGGAGGTGGATGGAATCACGGGGACCGAAAGCAAGCATTAAACTCCATATGCAATTATGTACTCAAACGTGGTTACATCGGTGTATCTCTGGACTACCGGATAACACCTGAGGCGCCTTTCCCTGCCCAGATTCAGGATGTGAAGCTTGCTATCCGATATTTGCGGGCCCATGCAGCTGAGTACAATCTGGACCCAAGTCGGATCGGCGTCTGGGGATCATCTGCGGGCGGCCATCTGGCTGCATTGCTCGGCACAACAGGGGACATGGTCGCTGGTGACACCGTAGTGCTCGATACAGGAGCGACGGTAGATATACCTGATCTGGAAGGTTCAGGCGGATGGCCTGAGTATTCCGACAAAGTGCAGGCGGTCGCCGACTGGTACGGACCTGCCGATTTTACGACGACATTTGCCAATAACTATAGCTCGGTCACGGCTCTGCTTGGTGGGCATCGTGCGTTCGATGTCCCGGAGCAGGCCAGACTTGCCATGCCGGGCACGTATGCTTCACCGGATGATCCACCGTTCTGGATTCGGCACGGTGATGCTGACGCCACCATTCCCTATGCCGACAGTGTTACTTTCGCGGGACAGCTTCAATCCGCGGGTGTTCCGATTGTGGATCTGAAGATCGTACCGGGTCAGGGCCATGGGTTTACAGGAACGGCATCCGAGGTTGCCAATGCGGAGGCATGGGCCTTCCTTGATGAACATGTGAAGAACCGGATTGTTACGGAGCCAATTATTTTCAAAAACAATCCCGAAGACACTTCGCCTGGAGATGAAGAGGAGGAAGAAGAAAAACAGTTGATTGAGAAGGTCATCGCCAGCAAGCTGCCGAGCGACGATGCAGCGATTGACAGCGGGAAGCCTGATCTGAATTTCAATCAGGCCACGGGCTCCAGCACCGGATTACTCAGCATCTCTTCCACTTCATCCACCAAGAAATATGTGTATTTTAAATTCGATATGACCGGAAATGAGTCTGAAGGAGATCGGTATCGATTGCGGATTGCCGCCAAAAAAGGCACGTCGAATATCGATACAGAGTTGTCTCTTTACGGTTTGAATGAAACAGACTGGAACGAATCATCGTTAACCTGGTCGAATGCTCCGGTTCAAAGTCTCAGCGAAGCTTCGCTCGTTGGCAAATTCCAGGTCACGGCAGATCGTAATGGAAGCCCAGCCGTCTATGAAGTTGATGTAACCAATTATGTGAAGAGTCGTCCAGATGCGGGGCAGGTTGCATTTTTGCTTGGGGACGCCGGATCAACAGGCGTTTCCGTGAACGTATACACCAAGGAAGCCAACGGAACAAGCAATCCGCGTCCACAGTTAGCAGTCATTGCTTTAATCGAAGAAGGCAGTGACACGCAGTCACCCGAATGGGAGCAGGGAGCCGAGCTTGAGATTCGTAACTGGGGGACGGATTTTGCGGAACTAAGATGGCCAGCTGCCAGCGATGATACAGCTGTATCTGCCTACCGGATATATCGGGATGGAATTATGCTGGCCGAACAAGGTAAGCAGTCATATCATGACAGCGGACTTACAGCTGGAACATCGTACACGTATCAAGTGAGGGCGATTGACGAGGCCGGCAACGTCAGCAGTGCTCTATCAACCGATATGACCACGCTTGCCGTTCCGATATCATCCCTGCCGGTTGTTTCCGTCTCGGCAAGCGGCAGCGATGGCAACCTGGCGACCAATACCATCGACAATAACAGCTATACACGCTGGTCTGTTGCCGGAGAGGGGCAGTGGATCACGTTTGATCTGGGGCAGGCGCAGCAAGTCGGCTATGTTGGTGTTGGTTTTTACAAAGGGGATGTCAGGAAAACCTTCTTTGAGATAGAAACGTCTGTTGATGGAGATCATTGGACCCAGGTATATGGCGGAGAAAGCAGTGGGGATACAACAGAGATGCAGGCATTTGATATCCCGGACACTTCTGCACGTTATCTACGGATCACCGGGCATGGGAATTCGGATTCAAGTATTTATACGAGCTTGACCGATGTGCATCTGTATGCCCCTTTTGCCGGGGAAGGGACCCCTGTTGCACTGATTCCATACATTGAGCCCCAACCGCCGGAGGGGACGGTGCCCTTTATCGCTCCTGGTCTAACGGAGACAGATGGTACACCACATGCTGTCCATTCTCCACATGCAGTAACTGGACGTACGATTGATGTACGGGATTATGGAGCAGATCTGGCTGATAATACGATTGATGACCGACCAGCAATACAGGCTGCCATTGATGAGGCCAGCGTTGGTGATGAGGTGTTTTTGCCTAATGGAGTGTACAATTTGTTGTCCGGGCCGGATGGAACCACCAACCTGATGCTCAAATCCGGGGTGAACCTGAGAGGAGAGAGCAGTGAAGGAACCGTGCTCAAAACATCGCTTGATCAGGTGACGGGCAGCGCCGTCCTGAAAGCATCGGCTCAGCATAGCATTCTCGTATCCAACATGACCATAACTTCATCCTGGTCCGGCAGTTACACGACGGATCACAAATCCAACAATCCCTCCGCAGGAGGGCCGGATAGCATGATCCATATTGCCAACTATGGTGAGGCTCCATCGTATGACATTACGATCGATGGCGTGATTGTGGAGAAATTCAAACGCATGGCTATCCGCATCGAACACAGCCGAGATGTTGTTGTGAAGCATGCAACATTCCGCAATGCAACAGATCTGGGCCCTGGAGGTTCAGGCTACGGTATTTCCATTCAGGGAACGGCCAAGACTGATCGGCTCGGCTTTGACAATGATACGATATGGAATGTGGTGGAAGATAGCACGTTTGAGGGGCCTTATCTCAGACATGGAGCGTTGATCCAGTTTGTGGCCCATAATAACGTGCTGCGTGGCAATACTTTTAACGGAACGAAGCTGGATGCGATTGATCTTCATGGTGAACTGGAGTATTTGAATGAAATCTCCGGCAATGTGATTACGGATGTGCTGACAGGCGCAGGGATTGGACTTGGCAATACAGGGGGTTCAGCACCCAGCAACCACAGCAAGTCGGGCAAAGGAAACTACATTCATGATAATACGATCACGAACAGCCAAATCGGCATCTCGGTAACCATGGGCACCCCGGATACTTTAATCGAGGATAATTTCATCGAGAATACAACCACGATTGCCGATGCGGCAGGAATTAAAGTACTGAACGGACCGGGCACAGTAATACGCGGCAATGTGATCCGTAACAATACCGCTAGCGGTTACTGGGGTGTCTGGCTTGAGCGCGACAAAGGCGATGCCGGAGCGGGCAACATCGGCGAAGGAAACCCCGAGAATGTGTTGATTGAAAATAACCGAATTGAAGGTAACACAAATGGAATCGGACTCTTTGCCGGAGTCGACATTCTGCTGAAGGCCAACATTCTAAACAATGTGAATGAGGACTACTACAAAGCAGCAGGTGTTACCGTTACCGAGTTATAA
- a CDS encoding CotH kinase family protein yields the protein MNSLLRKVAVTALSVTMVTTSSFALIGSPNAAFAAEDTSTSTGVTQAYESLFQTDNVIDVNVTIDDADWKSMLESPLDKDYKKVSVEVDGNKLDNVGFSTKGNLTLKAVASNEDSDRYSFRLKFDKYDKTQTLLGLDKMVLNNNYADPSYMREVLHYEALRSIGMDAPMTNYVNLYVNGELVGFYTGVEAVDDSYLERNYGEDYEDGVLYDTDEKSYLQYSEGSDYSTITKDLGTDKDKTNLKNFIKTLNDMPEGEKGDIESVLDVDSALKYIAGNMVFGNYDSYSGDKGHNYMLYGDADGKFTVVPWDFNMSFNGYSGGGGRGTTGSTTNTNATNVSVDEPVLGISMENVPMINNLLAVPEYKEKYLSYVNELTDYLEGIHDRITGLADIIRPYVEADPTKFYTTEQFESNIAYSANADAAGGMGGMGGTPPEGFEGMTPPEGMEGMTPPEGFEGMTPPDGTTPPTQPDGTAGTGTTDSTGNTQTRPGGNFGGGMGSMAAGSLTTFALNRLANLQEQLGREVTPLPETSENTGTDNGTETTDKVITVTLDGKSVTFPDQDPLQQNGRVMVPVNAILEAMGAEVTWDKTAKTVTVVLNDQTLVLQIGSSTATVNGETLEIDAPAIIKKSRTLVPVRFISEGLGLTVDWDQTAAQVTLTSK from the coding sequence TTGAATAGTTTACTACGTAAAGTTGCAGTAACGGCCTTGTCCGTGACGATGGTAACAACATCTTCTTTTGCTTTGATAGGAAGCCCGAACGCAGCGTTTGCAGCGGAGGATACAAGTACCAGCACAGGTGTCACGCAAGCCTATGAATCGTTGTTCCAGACGGACAACGTTATTGATGTGAATGTTACGATTGATGATGCAGACTGGAAGAGCATGCTCGAAAGCCCGCTGGATAAGGATTATAAGAAGGTAAGTGTGGAAGTGGACGGCAACAAGCTGGATAACGTAGGTTTCTCCACCAAAGGTAATCTGACTTTGAAAGCCGTTGCCTCTAATGAAGATTCGGATCGTTACAGCTTCAGACTGAAGTTTGATAAATATGATAAAACACAAACCTTGCTCGGCTTGGACAAAATGGTCCTGAACAACAACTACGCTGATCCATCATACATGCGTGAAGTTCTTCACTATGAAGCACTGCGCAGCATTGGCATGGATGCACCGATGACGAATTACGTCAATCTGTACGTTAACGGTGAACTGGTTGGTTTCTATACCGGCGTTGAAGCGGTGGATGACAGCTACCTGGAGCGCAACTATGGTGAAGATTATGAGGACGGCGTCCTCTACGATACAGACGAGAAGAGTTACCTGCAATATTCAGAAGGCAGCGACTACAGTACGATCACGAAGGACTTGGGTACGGATAAGGACAAAACCAACCTCAAAAACTTCATTAAAACGCTGAATGATATGCCTGAAGGCGAAAAAGGCGATATTGAGAGCGTGCTGGACGTGGATTCGGCGCTGAAATATATCGCGGGCAACATGGTCTTTGGCAACTATGACAGCTATAGCGGCGACAAAGGGCATAACTACATGCTCTACGGCGATGCGGATGGCAAATTCACAGTTGTACCTTGGGACTTTAACATGTCCTTTAATGGATACTCCGGTGGAGGCGGACGTGGAACAACAGGTTCAACGACGAACACCAACGCAACGAACGTATCTGTAGACGAGCCAGTCTTGGGCATTAGCATGGAAAATGTACCGATGATCAACAACCTGTTGGCCGTGCCTGAGTATAAGGAAAAATACTTGAGTTACGTCAATGAGTTGACGGATTATCTGGAAGGCATCCATGACCGTATCACAGGCCTGGCTGACATCATTCGTCCATATGTAGAAGCAGATCCAACGAAATTCTACACCACAGAGCAGTTTGAATCCAACATTGCATACTCTGCCAACGCTGATGCAGCAGGCGGTATGGGTGGCATGGGTGGTACACCACCCGAAGGGTTCGAAGGCATGACACCGCCAGAGGGCATGGAAGGTATGACGCCTCCGGAAGGTTTTGAGGGGATGACCCCACCGGATGGAACAACCCCACCGACACAGCCAGATGGTACGGCGGGAACAGGAACAACAGACAGCACAGGCAATACCCAGACACGTCCTGGCGGTAACTTTGGCGGAGGCATGGGCTCCATGGCAGCGGGATCGCTGACCACGTTTGCACTGAACCGACTTGCCAATCTGCAAGAACAGCTGGGGCGTGAAGTAACGCCTTTGCCTGAGACCTCAGAAAATACAGGTACGGATAACGGAACAGAAACAACAGACAAAGTGATCACTGTAACCCTAGATGGCAAATCAGTCACGTTCCCGGATCAAGACCCATTGCAGCAAAACGGACGAGTGATGGTACCGGTGAACGCCATCCTTGAAGCTATGGGTGCAGAAGTAACGTGGGACAAAACAGCGAAAACCGTAACCGTCGTTCTGAATGACCAGACGCTTGTGCTCCAGATCGGAAGCAGCACGGCAACGGTGAATGGTGAAACGCTCGAAATTGATGCACCAGCCATTATCAAAAAAAGTCGCACGCTTGTGCCAGTACGCTTCATCTCTGAAGGACTGGGACTGACCGTGGATTGGGATCAAACGGCTGCACAAGTCACACTTACATCCAAATAA
- a CDS encoding carbohydrate ABC transporter permease, with product MNQFLKRKSRGDAWFDAINYFFLTVVMLLVLFPLYFVLIASFSDPNLIYSGEVWLLPKGFTLDGYARIFNDSSIWIGYANSILYAGVGTLIGVAVTVFAAYPLARKDLVGRSVIMWFLLITMFFSGGLIPTYLLIKDLHMLNTIWALVIPGAGGIMNVIIVRTFFQSSIPDEMREAASIDGCSNTRFFWSIVLPLSKSILAVMVLYHVVGFWNGFFDALIYLNDESKYPLQLVLRNILVQNQVNSGMMVDVESYAAKMRVTELIKYGVIMVSSLPLLILYPFLQKYFVKGVMIGSIKG from the coding sequence TTGAACCAATTTTTGAAGAGAAAAAGCAGAGGAGACGCATGGTTTGACGCTATCAACTATTTCTTCTTGACCGTCGTTATGCTGCTTGTATTATTTCCGCTGTATTTTGTGCTGATTGCTTCATTCAGTGATCCCAATCTAATTTATTCAGGGGAAGTATGGTTATTACCAAAGGGATTCACGCTCGACGGCTATGCACGAATATTCAATGACTCCTCCATATGGATCGGGTATGCGAACTCCATATTATACGCTGGCGTAGGAACCTTGATCGGAGTAGCGGTTACCGTATTTGCAGCTTATCCGTTAGCACGGAAGGATCTGGTTGGAAGGTCGGTCATCATGTGGTTTTTACTGATCACCATGTTTTTTAGCGGCGGGTTGATTCCGACGTATTTGTTAATCAAGGATCTTCACATGCTGAATACGATCTGGGCGCTTGTAATCCCGGGTGCCGGTGGCATAATGAACGTCATTATCGTAAGGACCTTCTTTCAGTCCTCCATCCCGGATGAAATGAGGGAAGCAGCGTCGATCGACGGATGTTCAAACACCAGATTTTTCTGGAGTATTGTGTTGCCTTTATCCAAGTCCATTTTAGCTGTCATGGTGCTGTATCACGTCGTCGGCTTCTGGAATGGTTTCTTTGACGCTTTGATCTATTTGAACGACGAAAGCAAATATCCGCTACAACTGGTGCTTCGCAATATTCTCGTCCAGAACCAAGTAAACTCCGGCATGATGGTGGATGTCGAATCCTATGCAGCGAAGATGCGCGTAACGGAACTGATTAAATATGGAGTCATCATGGTATCCAGTCTGCCGCTGCTGATTTTGTATCCTTTCCTGCAAAAGTACTTTGTCAAAGGCGTAATGATCGGCTCGATCAAGGGATGA
- a CDS encoding LacI family DNA-binding transcriptional regulator, translating to MSSIKDVASLAGVAVGTVSRVINNSGAVKPATRRKVEKAIQELNYIPNEIARNFKMRKSKMVALLLPSIWHPFFSELAYYIEDELDREGFKLMLCNSGGKPEKELYYLDMLQQNKVAGIVGITYNDIENYVSNDIPIVSIDRHFNKKITCVTSDNYEGGRLALRELVKAGAKKPAFMGSVTSVFSETMNRREGFIQEARTMGVDYVVYEKPDPVLDDDAYYDEFLKEHGDVDGIFAITDMFAAKYIERAGRQGISVPEDVKVIGYDGIQDHPYFHPILSTIRQPVEEMARTTIRLLYKKIDGETLDREVYRLPVLFRQGETT from the coding sequence ATGTCAAGTATTAAAGATGTAGCCAGCTTAGCTGGTGTAGCTGTGGGAACCGTGTCCCGTGTTATTAACAATTCGGGCGCCGTTAAACCCGCAACACGCAGAAAAGTCGAGAAGGCCATACAAGAGTTGAATTATATCCCTAATGAGATTGCCCGAAATTTCAAAATGCGGAAGTCCAAGATGGTAGCCCTGCTGCTCCCGAGTATCTGGCATCCTTTTTTTTCCGAACTGGCTTATTACATTGAAGATGAGCTGGATCGGGAAGGTTTCAAGCTCATGCTGTGCAATAGCGGTGGCAAACCTGAAAAGGAATTATATTATCTTGATATGCTCCAGCAAAACAAAGTGGCGGGTATTGTCGGCATTACGTACAACGATATCGAAAATTACGTCAGCAATGACATTCCGATTGTCAGTATCGACAGACACTTCAACAAGAAAATCACATGTGTTACGTCGGACAATTATGAAGGAGGGCGTCTGGCGTTAAGGGAACTTGTCAAAGCAGGAGCCAAAAAACCGGCTTTTATGGGGAGTGTCACTTCTGTTTTCAGTGAAACCATGAATCGGAGAGAAGGTTTCATTCAGGAAGCCAGAACCATGGGGGTTGACTACGTTGTATACGAGAAGCCAGACCCGGTTTTGGACGATGATGCCTATTATGATGAGTTTCTAAAAGAGCATGGGGATGTGGATGGTATTTTTGCCATTACGGATATGTTCGCCGCCAAATATATAGAAAGAGCCGGCAGGCAGGGCATTAGCGTTCCGGAGGATGTAAAGGTCATCGGATATGATGGCATTCAGGATCATCCTTATTTCCATCCAATATTGTCAACGATCAGACAACCTGTAGAGGAGATGGCACGTACGACGATCAGGCTGCTCTACAAAAAGATCGATGGGGAAACATTGGACCGGGAAGTTTATCGTCTTCCAGTCCTATTTAGACAAGGTGAAACGACTTGA